One window of the Thermincola ferriacetica genome contains the following:
- the dnaN gene encoding DNA polymerase III subunit beta, with amino-acid sequence MEFTSNKNNMVYGVQVAQRAVSPKNPLPILSGILMKLKNNNLCLTATDLELGIECTVPVNGSSEGSVVLPAKYLSEIVRKLPDVLIEFSVEKENNVATLKYAQSKTTIHGYPADEFPLLPSLDGETTYVIKQELFKNMIKQVTFATAADENRPIFTGVLFEVEGDELRLVATDTHRLALRIGAIGSHGYSGEKTSALIPAKALNEIVRIMPPENEEVKIIFSNNQVVMELDNIRLISRLIEGQFPNYKQVIPQGCKSKIRLNTREFLDAVERASLLAKDGSNVIRLAVQNHTLIINSNSPDIGTIHEELPIVLEGEETQIAFNSKYLIDVLRVIDAEEVFLELTGSLSPGIVKPVEGDNYLYLILPVRTV; translated from the coding sequence ATGGAATTTACTTCGAACAAGAATAACATGGTTTACGGAGTGCAGGTGGCACAAAGAGCCGTCTCACCGAAGAATCCGCTTCCTATCTTATCTGGAATACTGATGAAACTGAAAAACAATAACCTTTGCCTGACCGCCACTGATTTGGAGTTAGGTATTGAATGCACTGTTCCGGTAAATGGATCCAGTGAAGGTTCTGTTGTGTTGCCGGCCAAGTACCTGAGCGAAATTGTCCGTAAGCTACCCGATGTTTTGATTGAATTCAGTGTTGAAAAAGAAAACAATGTGGCCACTCTGAAATACGCACAATCAAAAACAACCATTCATGGTTATCCCGCTGACGAATTTCCTTTATTGCCGTCCCTGGATGGAGAAACTACATATGTTATCAAGCAGGAACTTTTCAAAAACATGATTAAACAGGTAACTTTTGCTACAGCCGCTGATGAAAACAGGCCTATTTTTACAGGCGTGCTCTTCGAGGTAGAAGGCGATGAACTGCGTTTGGTGGCTACTGACACACACCGTCTGGCTTTACGCATTGGAGCTATTGGAAGTCATGGTTACAGCGGTGAAAAAACCAGTGCCTTAATACCCGCCAAGGCCTTAAATGAAATTGTGAGAATTATGCCACCCGAAAATGAAGAAGTAAAAATTATTTTTAGTAACAACCAGGTCGTTATGGAACTGGATAACATTCGGTTAATTTCCCGTTTAATAGAAGGGCAGTTTCCTAATTACAAACAGGTAATACCCCAGGGATGCAAATCCAAAATTCGGTTAAACACCAGGGAATTTCTCGATGCCGTCGAAAGGGCTTCTTTGTTGGCCAAAGACGGTTCCAACGTAATTAGGTTGGCGGTGCAAAACCATACTTTAATAATTAATTCCAATAGCCCTGATATTGGTACGATTCATGAAGAACTTCCTATTGTCTTGGAAGGAGAGGAAACGCAAATAGCATTTAATTCCAAGTATTTGATAGATGTATTAAGGGTAATTGATGCTGAAGAAGTATTTTTGGAGCTAACAGGTTCTCTTAGCCCCGGTATTGTAAAACCTGTAGAAGGAGATAATTATTTATATCTGATTTTACCTGTGCGAACAGTTTAA
- the dnaA gene encoding chromosomal replication initiator protein DnaA: MKSEFHEIWQKTLNAIAKQVSKPSFETWLKYIKPVNFVNETMIIEVPNDFAKDWLESRYTDLIKSILSDILNKEVGVTFSLPNEIIDVSDYLPEYNIDIKKNYNEDLSISTHLNPKYTFDTFVVGNSNRFAHAAALAVAEAPAKAYNPLFIYGGVGLGKTHLMQAIGHYILEQEYSLRVVYVSSEKFTNELINSIRDDKTVDFRNKYRNMDILLIDDIQFLAGKERTQEEFFHTFNALYEANKQIIISSDRPPKEIPTLEDRLRSRFEWGLITDIQPPDLETRIAILRKKAQLENLMVPNDVMLYIANRIQSNIRELEGALIRVMAYSSLTNSEITTDLAAEALKDIIPMQAPKQINIEIIQKIVADYFSMRVEDFKAKKRTRAVAFPRQIAMYLCRELTDNSLPKIGEEFGGRDHTTVIHAHEKISNDLNNDIKLQSIIKELQHRILNG, from the coding sequence ATAAAATCAGAATTTCACGAAATATGGCAAAAAACTTTGAATGCAATAGCAAAACAAGTAAGTAAACCCTCTTTTGAAACTTGGTTAAAATACATTAAACCTGTAAATTTTGTCAATGAAACGATGATTATAGAGGTACCAAATGATTTCGCCAAGGATTGGCTGGAAAGCAGGTATACTGATCTGATAAAATCCATTCTCTCCGATATTCTGAACAAAGAGGTCGGTGTTACTTTTTCATTGCCCAATGAAATAATTGATGTATCTGATTATTTGCCGGAATACAACATTGATATAAAAAAGAATTACAATGAAGATTTGTCCATATCTACCCATCTCAACCCCAAATATACATTTGATACCTTTGTGGTAGGCAACAGCAACCGATTTGCCCATGCAGCCGCTTTGGCAGTTGCTGAAGCCCCGGCTAAAGCTTATAACCCACTTTTCATTTACGGTGGCGTCGGTTTGGGTAAAACACATTTAATGCAGGCCATTGGACACTATATACTTGAACAGGAATACAGCCTCAGAGTAGTTTATGTTTCTTCCGAAAAATTTACCAACGAATTAATCAATTCTATCAGGGACGACAAAACCGTAGATTTTCGCAACAAATACAGGAACATGGACATACTTCTTATAGATGACATACAGTTCCTGGCCGGAAAAGAACGTACCCAGGAAGAATTTTTCCATACCTTTAATGCGTTATATGAAGCAAACAAACAGATTATTATCTCCAGTGACCGCCCACCTAAAGAAATACCTACTCTTGAAGATAGGTTGCGCTCGCGCTTTGAATGGGGGCTAATTACAGATATACAGCCTCCCGACCTGGAGACAAGAATCGCAATTTTAAGAAAAAAGGCTCAACTGGAGAACCTGATGGTACCTAATGATGTTATGCTGTACATTGCCAACCGCATTCAGTCAAATATCAGAGAACTGGAAGGGGCCCTGATTCGAGTAATGGCCTATTCGTCTTTAACCAATAGCGAAATTACAACTGATTTAGCTGCCGAAGCATTAAAAGATATAATTCCTATGCAGGCGCCGAAACAAATTAACATAGAAATCATTCAAAAAATTGTGGCTGACTACTTTAGCATGCGTGTGGAAGATTTTAAGGCAAAAAAGAGAACAAGAGCTGTAGCTTTTCCCAGACAAATCGCCATGTATTTATGCCGAGAACTTACAGACAACTCTCTGCCAAAAATAGGCGAAGAATTCGGAGGAAGAGACCATACCACTGTTATTCATGCCCACGAAAAAATTTCCAACGACTTAAATAATGATATTAAACTTCAGTCTATTATCAAAGAGTTACAGCACAGGATATTAAACGGATAG
- the jag gene encoding RNA-binding cell elongation regulator Jag/EloR — translation MKQVEKSGKTVEEAVEAALAELQVTRDQVEVQVLEEPTKGLFGILGGKAARILVIVKDNPVEKAKAFLAGIFERMNIEKIEIEASKKEDYIVINFKGPDLGVLIGRRGDTLDALQYLVNLVANKNSKERVRFILDVEGYRKRREETLGKLAFRLAEKVKRKGKDVVLEPMSPHERRIIHTALQDHKEVFTYSEGDEPFRKVIIAPKK, via the coding sequence ATGAAGCAGGTAGAAAAAAGCGGAAAAACGGTTGAAGAGGCTGTAGAGGCCGCTTTGGCGGAACTGCAAGTCACCAGAGATCAAGTAGAGGTGCAGGTTCTCGAAGAACCGACCAAAGGCCTATTTGGTATTTTAGGCGGTAAGGCAGCCAGAATATTGGTAATTGTCAAAGATAATCCTGTTGAAAAAGCTAAAGCTTTTTTAGCCGGGATATTCGAAAGAATGAATATAGAAAAAATAGAAATAGAAGCTTCAAAGAAAGAAGATTATATTGTTATTAATTTTAAGGGACCGGATTTGGGCGTATTAATCGGTCGCAGGGGTGATACTCTGGATGCGTTGCAGTATTTGGTAAACTTAGTGGCTAACAAAAACAGCAAAGAAAGAGTTAGATTTATTTTGGATGTAGAAGGTTACAGAAAAAGAAGAGAAGAAACCCTGGGTAAGCTGGCTTTTCGGTTAGCTGAAAAGGTAAAGAGAAAAGGCAAAGATGTAGTTTTGGAACCAATGAGTCCGCATGAACGGAGGATAATACATACGGCTCTCCAGGACCACAAAGAAGTTTTTACCTATAGTGAAGGTGACGAACCATTCCGTAAAGTTATAATCGCACCAAAAAAATAA
- the yidD gene encoding membrane protein insertion efficiency factor YidD, translating into MKYILIMFVKIYRTFISPLKPATCRFYPTCSEYTILALERYGVMRGGFKALKRILKCHPFHPGGYDPV; encoded by the coding sequence ATGAAGTACATATTAATTATGTTTGTTAAAATATACCGGACGTTTATCTCGCCGTTAAAGCCGGCAACCTGTCGGTTTTATCCAACTTGTTCAGAGTATACTATACTGGCTTTGGAAAGGTATGGGGTTATGCGTGGTGGGTTTAAGGCATTGAAACGGATTCTTAAATGCCATCCTTTCCACCCCGGTGGATATGACCCTGTTTAA
- a CDS encoding YidC/Oxa1 family membrane protein insertase — protein MAQLTAGMTALLEFFYKLTVSMGIPNYGLAIILITVLIKMLLLPLTIKQMKSLKMTQQLQPKVKEIQEKYKDPKQAQQAIMELYKQYGANPLSGCLPLLLQMPIIIALYRALMKFPYTNEAHAKFLWISNLSQHDKIVLPILAVLTTYLLQRMTTNLQDQTQKTMLIVMPLFIGWLSMSFPAGLALYWVVTNLVGAIQQYFINKMPLDIPVKEETGPNEAGRKKRKNG, from the coding sequence TTGGCACAGTTAACGGCAGGGATGACTGCGCTGTTAGAGTTCTTTTATAAACTGACAGTAAGTATGGGCATCCCAAATTATGGTTTGGCTATAATTTTGATTACTGTATTGATAAAAATGCTGCTGCTGCCTTTAACAATCAAACAAATGAAGTCGTTGAAAATGACGCAGCAGCTTCAGCCAAAGGTAAAAGAAATTCAGGAAAAATACAAGGATCCCAAACAGGCTCAGCAGGCCATAATGGAATTATATAAACAATATGGAGCCAATCCTTTATCAGGATGTTTGCCTTTATTGTTACAAATGCCTATAATTATAGCCTTGTATCGGGCATTAATGAAATTCCCATATACAAATGAAGCTCATGCCAAGTTTTTATGGATCAGCAATTTAAGCCAGCATGATAAAATAGTATTACCTATTCTGGCGGTACTGACTACATATTTGCTGCAGCGAATGACTACCAATCTGCAAGATCAAACACAAAAGACAATGTTAATTGTTATGCCGCTGTTTATTGGCTGGCTGAGCATGTCTTTTCCGGCCGGACTTGCTTTATATTGGGTGGTGACAAACCTGGTCGGCGCCATTCAACAGTACTTTATTAATAAGATGCCACTTGACATTCCGGTGAAGGAGGAAACGGGGCCTAATGAAGCAGGTAGAAAAAAGCGGAAAAACGGTTGA
- the rnpA gene encoding ribonuclease P protein component has translation MALDKIKKSSEFRKVYVSGKSVSNRYLVLYYLKNGQPNSRVGFSISKKVGKAVVRNRIRRLLTEITRLSWHKISEGWDIIIIVRPRFVEKLCYTSLEKAFINLIKKSGLSKEEVGNK, from the coding sequence TTGGCCCTTGATAAAATAAAGAAAAGTTCAGAATTTAGAAAGGTTTACGTTAGTGGGAAATCTGTTTCCAACAGGTATCTGGTATTGTATTACCTGAAAAATGGCCAGCCTAATTCAAGAGTTGGCTTTTCTATCAGTAAAAAGGTCGGTAAAGCTGTGGTTCGAAACAGAATTAGACGCTTATTGACTGAAATAACCAGGTTATCCTGGCATAAAATTAGCGAAGGTTGGGACATTATCATTATTGTGCGCCCGCGTTTTGTTGAAAAACTATGCTATACCAGTTTGGAGAAGGCATTTATTAATTTAATAAAAAAAAGTGGTTTGAGTAAAGAGGAAGTTGGCAACAAATGA
- the rpmH gene encoding 50S ribosomal protein L34 has protein sequence MKRTYQPKNRKHKRVHGFLKRMSTKSGRNVLKRRRLKGRKKLSA, from the coding sequence TTGAAAAGAACCTACCAACCTAAAAATAGAAAGCATAAAAGAGTTCATGGATTTTTGAAGAGAATGAGCACAAAATCCGGGCGGAATGTGTTAAAGAGACGTCGATTAAAAGGAAGGAAGAAGCTTTCAGCATAA